The Changchengzhania lutea genomic sequence GAAAGCATAAAGCCATTTCCAAAAATCGCAGAAATCAGGTTGTTTCTATTGTCTAAAGCATCCAATGATTTTGAGAACGATTTAAAAATACCTGAAGCTTTTTTGTGTTCCGATTGAATTTGCTGCTGCTTTTGTTGAAGCAAGCGCGACGTGAAATTTTCATTTTCAATTAAATGAAGCAGCAAGGCATATTGACGAAATGTATCTTTAACCCTATCTGTATTCGCCGCTAAAATATTTATTTTCTTAAGATAATACCCAGATATCGCTAAGCCAAAAAGTAGCCAATACCCAATAAAGGCGATATCCATAATATTAAATACCACGAGAGCGATTAAGATGACCGATAAACCCGTAAAAGCCCATGGTAACCATCGTGCCATTTTAGGAGAAAAAAGGGTGTACTCTTGTAACCAATTAATAATTTGGACGGCTGGAGTTTCAACCTGAACCAAACTAGAGGTGGCCGAATAAAACTGACGCCATTGTGGTTTAGTACTTAATTCCTTGATAGCATCTTGTCGTAACCCGATATCGGTAATGGCATTTGCTTTTAAAGCATCTGCAAGTTCTTGGGTGCCTTCTTTAATCGTTGTTCTGTTTATAAATTGAAAGAACGATCCACGTCCGAATAAATCGATATCCAAACTATAAAAATGTTGGGGATCTTGAAATTGCAGACCTTCGTTTCTGTTATGAAAATCCCCTGAAGCAATGTTAATTTCGTCTTCGTTAATTTTTACCAATGCCAGTTTAAGTTGTCGCTGCGCTTTTATATCTGTATATTTTGACAACAAATAAATAAATACACTAATCCCAAAAATAGCTACGGCAATAGCGAATTGCCAGTTTTTGAAAAGCATATAAATACTGAGGCCAGCACCAACAAAAACCAGCAACCTGAGCGTGCTTAACACAGTCATTTTTTTATACAGTTTTTGAGCCTCTTGCTTGTATGCTTCTTTATGTTTCTTATAATACGATAATGGGGTATTCATAATTGGTTTTAATTGAAAAAGTAAAGAAACAAAAAAGCCCTGAAATCAATCAAGGCTTTAAAAAATTTTATAAAACGATTAATCTCTCGACATAAAAATACTTAGTACATACCAGAACAGCAGCATCAATGAAGCAAATAACCCTAATGCTGCTGGAATATATTGATCACTGGAATATTTATTGACCAAATTAGAGGTTTGGTACAAAATAGCTCCGGCGGCTAGAATGCACATGCCTACTGAAAACCAGAGTCCTAAATTGAATCCGAACAGCGTTCCCGCTATAATAAGTCCGATAGCTATAAAAAAGCCTACAGTTAAACCCGCTCTTAAAAACGAAAAGTCTTTTTTGGTTACGAATACGATGGCCGATAAACCCGTAAATAAGGCCAAGGTTACTATGGCTGCCTGATTTAAAATTTCTGACCCAGACTCCATGTAGAAAGCAGCTATGTAAATAAGTGGTATAAAAATAAAAGCTTCAGCCAGAATATAAAGACCGAATGCTAAGTACTGTGTATTTTTATCGGGTGTTTTCAAGGTCATTTTCTCTGCATAGTTGGTAATAAACATAAAACCACCAAGCATAATTAACCACCGGTAACCTTGGGTCATAGACATAGCAAATTCTACGATAGTTTCACTTTGAAGCAATAGATATTCAAAAATGACAAATACCAAAACGCCAACCGCTACATGGCTATAGGTTTTTTTGTAAAAGGCCACTCTATCGGTTTCAGACAATTCGCTGACCATTAATTTATTTTCCATTGTGTTTTCCATAAGATATAGGTTTAGACTTAGTTTGGTTCAAGGTGACAATATAATAAAAAAAAGAAACCGAATTCTTACATTTAAGTAAAAATTCGGTAAATTACTTGTTCTTTATAGATTTTAATCTCTACTACCAAATACTTGTAGTGCCCAATATAAAAGGGATGCCAAAGCACCAATGGCCGCTACTAAATAGGTTCTTGCCGCCCACTTAAGGGCGTCTTCAGCTCCAGCATATTCTTCTTGAGACAACATATTTTTATTTTTTAACCATGCCAAGGCTCTGTTGCTCGCATCGTACTCCACCGGTAATGTAATAAAACTAAAAAGTGTCGCAGCTCCCATAAAAATTAAACCAAGTACCGCAATCCAGTAGCCCATACCCATGCCAGCCGCTGCGCCCAAAACAAGTCCGCCAATAACCAGCCATTGAGACATTTTAGAGGTCACACTTACCACAGGGACTAAAGCGGATCGCATTTTTAAGGCACTATATGCTCTAGCATGTTGCACGGCGTGACCACACTCGTGTGCCGCAACTGCTGCTGATGCTGCATTGCGTTGATTATATACAGGTTCGCTTAAGTTAACCGTCTTGTTTTTTGGGTTGTAATGATCTGTTAACTTGCCTGGTGTCGAAATAACTTGCACATCGTGAATGCCATTGTCAGACAGCATTTTTTCAGCTATCTCTGCACCACTCATTCCGTTACGCAAGTGTACTTTGGAATATTTGGCAAACTTTCGTTTTAATTGGTTGCTTACCAACCAACTCACCAGAGCAATCGCTCCTATTAATATATAATATCCTATCATGCCATTCATAATCTTAAATTTGAATTATAAAGATAGCAAAAAGTAAGCCATTTTATTTAGCTGGAAAATTTGTCAGTTAGCCATTAAAAAATATTTAGAGAACCCTATCAAAAGCTTCGGTTATTTCTTTATAGACAATGTCGCCATTTACAATATTTAACCCTTTTTCAAGCGATGGGAGGTTTTTACAAGCTTTCTCCCAACCTTGATTAGCCAGTTTAATAACGTAAGGTAAGGTCACATTGGTCAAGGCCACCGTAGAGGTGTAAGGTACTGCCCCTGGCATATTGGCCACACAATAATGCACCACGTCATCAATAATATAGGTAGGATCTTCATGCGTTGTTGGTTTTGTAGTTTCAAAACAACCCCCTTGGTCTACGGCTACATCCACAATGACGGTACCCGGGCGCATATCCTTTAACATGTCCCTTGTTATAAGTTTAGGGGCCTTTGCGCCTTTTATTAACACCCCACCAATTATAAGATCGCATTCCTTAATACGTTTTCTAATGTTGTATTCGCTTGAGAACTCAGTCACCACATGGTTTGGCATCACATCATTTACATAGCGGAGTTGTTTCATATTAATATCCATAATAGTGACGTGTGCCCCTAATCCCGCTGCCATTTTTGCGGCCTGTATGCCCACAATTCCAGCGCCCAAAACTAGAACTTTTCCAGGAGGAACACCCGGTACGCCGCCCAATAAGACGCCACGACCTTTTATGGGTTTTTCTAGATACTTGGCCCCTTGCTGAATAGACATCCTGCCTGCTACCTCGGACATTGGAATTAAAAGTGGCAAAGACCCATCGGGATCTTCAACCGTTTCGTAAGCGATACAAATGGCCTTACTATCGATCATGGCATCAGTAAGCACTTCGTTTGAGGCAAAATGAAAATAGGTAAACAGGACTTGGT encodes the following:
- a CDS encoding MutS-related protein; this translates as MNTPLSYYKKHKEAYKQEAQKLYKKMTVLSTLRLLVFVGAGLSIYMLFKNWQFAIAVAIFGISVFIYLLSKYTDIKAQRQLKLALVKINEDEINIASGDFHNRNEGLQFQDPQHFYSLDIDLFGRGSFFQFINRTTIKEGTQELADALKANAITDIGLRQDAIKELSTKPQWRQFYSATSSLVQVETPAVQIINWLQEYTLFSPKMARWLPWAFTGLSVILIALVVFNIMDIAFIGYWLLFGLAISGYYLKKINILAANTDRVKDTFRQYALLLHLIENENFTSRLLQQKQQQIQSEHKKASGIFKSFSKSLDALDNRNNLISAIFGNGFMLSDIKNSYKVEQWITEYATKVADWFEVVSFFDAYNSFGNYAYNHPEFIYPKLVTNSTVVKAKKLGHPLLNVTKRVASDLTIENEQFFIVTGANMAGKSTFLRTVSLHIVMANVGLPVCAQSSDYSPVKLITSMRTSDSLTDESSYFFSELTRLKYIVDAIQKEPYFIILDEILKGTNSTDKAIGSRKFVEKLVASNATGIIATHDLSLCEIERELDDVKNYYFDAEIINDELHFDYTLKQGVCKNMNASFLLKKMDIV
- a CDS encoding Bax inhibitor-1/YccA family protein encodes the protein MENTMENKLMVSELSETDRVAFYKKTYSHVAVGVLVFVIFEYLLLQSETIVEFAMSMTQGYRWLIMLGGFMFITNYAEKMTLKTPDKNTQYLAFGLYILAEAFIFIPLIYIAAFYMESGSEILNQAAIVTLALFTGLSAIVFVTKKDFSFLRAGLTVGFFIAIGLIIAGTLFGFNLGLWFSVGMCILAAGAILYQTSNLVNKYSSDQYIPAALGLFASLMLLFWYVLSIFMSRD
- the ald gene encoding alanine dehydrogenase produces the protein MEIGVPVEIKNNENRVGMTPAGVFELTKNKHVVYVQDSAGFGSGFFNKDYEDAGATILSTIEEVYASSDMIVKVKEPIEKEYALIKPNQVLFTYFHFASNEVLTDAMIDSKAICIAYETVEDPDGSLPLLIPMSEVAGRMSIQQGAKYLEKPIKGRGVLLGGVPGVPPGKVLVLGAGIVGIQAAKMAAGLGAHVTIMDINMKQLRYVNDVMPNHVVTEFSSEYNIRKRIKECDLIIGGVLIKGAKAPKLITRDMLKDMRPGTVIVDVAVDQGGCFETTKPTTHEDPTYIIDDVVHYCVANMPGAVPYTSTVALTNVTLPYVIKLANQGWEKACKNLPSLEKGLNIVNGDIVYKEITEAFDRVL
- a CDS encoding zinc metallopeptidase, whose translation is MIGYYILIGAIALVSWLVSNQLKRKFAKYSKVHLRNGMSGAEIAEKMLSDNGIHDVQVISTPGKLTDHYNPKNKTVNLSEPVYNQRNAASAAVAAHECGHAVQHARAYSALKMRSALVPVVSVTSKMSQWLVIGGLVLGAAAGMGMGYWIAVLGLIFMGAATLFSFITLPVEYDASNRALAWLKNKNMLSQEEYAGAEDALKWAARTYLVAAIGALASLLYWALQVFGSRD